From one Gemmobacter sp. genomic stretch:
- the rnd gene encoding ribonuclease D: MQTITTTEALAAFCDLAKAQPYVTIDTEFLRERTYWAKLCLIQLALPGKDGPAVLVDPIAGPDMSMEPLYDLMRHEATVKVFHAARQDLEIFFVEGGVFPKPLFDTQVAAMVCGFGEQVGYETLVKKIAKADLDKTSRFTDWSRRPLTKAQSEYALADVTHLRMIYESLSAQLRKSDRTHWVEEELAALTDPATYTVTPEDAWMRVKTRTTSGRFLAVVKELARFREDYAQSRNIPRSRIFKDDALLELASTRPTNLEELGRARLLLREGRKGDIADGILAAVKAGMEMRPEDMPKPDLSRDQLQVNPALADLLRVLLKAKSEDSGVAAKLIAPTSDLDAIAAGDRDLPALKGWRGEVFGQDALRLCKGEIALSAIGQSVRVVRL, encoded by the coding sequence ATGCAGACCATCACCACGACCGAGGCGCTTGCGGCATTCTGCGACCTGGCCAAGGCGCAGCCCTATGTCACCATCGACACCGAATTCCTGCGCGAGCGGACCTATTGGGCCAAGCTGTGCCTGATCCAGCTGGCACTGCCCGGCAAGGATGGCCCGGCGGTTCTGGTCGACCCGATCGCCGGGCCCGACATGTCGATGGAACCGCTCTATGACCTGATGCGCCACGAGGCGACGGTCAAGGTGTTCCATGCCGCACGGCAGGATCTGGAGATTTTCTTTGTCGAAGGCGGGGTCTTTCCCAAGCCGCTGTTCGATACCCAGGTCGCCGCCATGGTCTGCGGCTTTGGCGAACAGGTGGGATACGAGACGCTGGTGAAAAAGATCGCCAAGGCCGATCTGGACAAGACCAGCCGCTTCACCGACTGGTCGCGCCGCCCGCTGACCAAGGCCCAGTCGGAATACGCGCTGGCCGATGTCACCCATCTGCGGATGATCTACGAAAGCCTGTCGGCCCAGCTGCGCAAATCCGACCGCACCCATTGGGTCGAGGAAGAGCTGGCCGCGCTGACCGACCCGGCGACCTATACCGTGACCCCGGAAGATGCCTGGATGCGGGTCAAGACGCGCACCACCTCGGGCCGGTTCCTTGCCGTGGTCAAGGAACTGGCGCGCTTCCGCGAGGATTACGCGCAAAGCCGCAATATCCCGCGCTCGCGCATCTTCAAGGACGACGCGCTGCTGGAACTGGCCTCGACCCGGCCCACCAACCTTGAAGAACTGGGCCGCGCGCGGCTTTTGCTGCGCGAGGGGCGCAAGGGCGATATCGCCGACGGGATCCTGGCCGCTGTCAAGGCCGGCATGGAGATGCGCCCCGAGGACATGCCGAAGCCCGACCTGTCACGCGACCAGTTGCAGGTGAACCCCGCGCTGGCCGATCTGTTGCGCGTGCTGCTGAAGGCCAAGTCCGAGGACTCGGGCGTTGCCGCCAAGCTGATCGCGCCGACCTCGGATCTGGATGCGATCGCGGCGGGCGACCGCGACCTGCCGGCGCTGAAAGGCTGGCGGGGCGAGGTGTTCGGCCAGGACGCCCTGCGCCTGTGCAAGGGCGAAATCGCGCTGTCGGCGATTGGCCAGTCGGTGCGGGTGGTGCGGCTGTAG
- a CDS encoding type II toxin-antitoxin system RatA family toxin — protein sequence MPTHHETRRLPHTARQMYDLVADVARYPEFLPWNSAARIRSRKPLEGGREVMEADLIISFKVFRERFGSRVVLDPGAMTVDTEYLDGPFRHMKSTWAFRDRPEGGCEVEFFVDFEFRNAILQKVIGVVFNEAMLRIVRAFEDRARVLYAAS from the coding sequence ATGCCTACCCACCACGAGACCCGCCGCCTGCCCCATACCGCCCGCCAGATGTACGATCTGGTGGCCGATGTGGCACGCTATCCCGAGTTCCTGCCGTGGAATTCCGCCGCCCGCATCCGCAGCCGCAAACCGCTGGAGGGCGGGCGCGAGGTGATGGAGGCCGATCTGATCATCAGCTTCAAGGTATTCCGCGAAAGATTCGGCAGCCGCGTGGTGCTGGACCCGGGCGCGATGACGGTGGATACCGAATATCTGGATGGGCCGTTCCGGCACATGAAATCCACCTGGGCCTTTCGCGACCGGCCCGAAGGCGGCTGCGAGGTGGAATTCTTTGTCGATTTCGAATTCCGCAACGCCATCCTGCAAAAGGTGATCGGCGTGGTGTTCAACGAAGCGATGCTGCGGATCGTGCGCGCGTTCGAGGACAGGGCGCGGGTGCTTTACGCGGCCAGCTAG
- the hpt gene encoding hypoxanthine phosphoribosyltransferase codes for MSQKPYVIDQMISAKAIAARVEALAREITAHFHDTDKLVVVGLLRGSFVFIADLVREIDLPVEVDFLEASSYGDAMHSSREVRILKDLRGEIGGRDVLVVEDIVDTGFTLHHVKNLLLSREPRRLEICALLDKPSRREVDMKATWTGFEIPDEFVVGYGIDFAQRNRNLPFIGKVRFLES; via the coding sequence ATGTCGCAGAAGCCTTATGTCATCGACCAGATGATCTCGGCCAAGGCCATCGCGGCCCGGGTCGAGGCGCTGGCGCGCGAGATCACGGCGCATTTCCACGATACCGACAAGCTGGTGGTGGTGGGCCTGCTGCGCGGGTCGTTCGTGTTCATCGCCGATCTGGTGCGCGAGATCGACCTGCCGGTCGAAGTGGATTTCCTCGAGGCGTCGAGCTATGGCGATGCGATGCATTCCAGCCGCGAAGTGCGCATCCTCAAGGACTTGCGCGGCGAGATCGGCGGGCGCGACGTGCTGGTGGTCGAGGATATCGTCGATACCGGCTTTACGCTGCACCATGTCAAGAACCTGCTTTTGTCGCGCGAACCCCGCCGGCTGGAGATTTGCGCCCTGCTGGACAAGCCCAGCCGGCGCGAGGTGGACATGAAGGCCACCTGGACCGGGTTCGAGATCCCCGACGAATTCGTCGTGGGCTATGGCATCGACTTTGCCCAACGCAACCGCAACCTGCCGTTCATCGGCAAGGTGCGTTTTCTGGAAAGCTGA
- a CDS encoding cytochrome c has product MSRLRYIVIGAILVGGAAFWALTRPQQIDADMFAGLDPDVTRGQQVFTAAGCASCHMAPGAEGEGRLVLSGGQRFETPFGTFLAPNISPDPDNGIGGWPVTALADAVMEGVSPEGRHYYPAFPWDSYRGMAPQDLVDLHAYLGTLPVSATPSQPHDLPLPLKFRRGIGLWKLAFGRQGWVVEDAGLTEQEQRGRYLAEVLGHCGECHTPRNSLTGAPDPSRWLGGGPDASGKGRVPNITPGGLDWSEAEIVEYLTTGFTPDFDSAGGHMALVVANYAQLPESDRAAVAAYLKKVAPVQ; this is encoded by the coding sequence ATGAGCCGCCTGCGCTATATCGTGATCGGAGCGATCCTTGTCGGCGGTGCCGCCTTTTGGGCGCTGACGCGGCCGCAGCAGATCGACGCCGACATGTTCGCCGGGCTGGACCCGGACGTCACGCGCGGCCAGCAGGTGTTCACCGCCGCCGGCTGCGCCAGTTGCCACATGGCGCCGGGGGCCGAGGGCGAGGGCCGGCTGGTGCTGTCGGGCGGGCAGCGGTTCGAAACGCCGTTCGGCACCTTCCTTGCGCCCAATATCTCGCCCGATCCCGACAATGGCATCGGCGGCTGGCCGGTGACGGCGCTGGCCGATGCGGTGATGGAAGGCGTGTCGCCGGAGGGCCGGCACTATTACCCCGCCTTCCCCTGGGACAGCTATCGCGGCATGGCCCCGCAGGATCTGGTGGACCTGCATGCCTATCTGGGCACCCTGCCCGTTTCGGCCACCCCCAGCCAGCCGCATGACCTGCCGCTGCCGCTGAAATTCCGCCGCGGCATCGGCCTGTGGAAACTGGCCTTTGGCCGCCAGGGCTGGGTGGTCGAGGATGCGGGGCTGACCGAGCAGGAACAGCGCGGCCGCTATCTGGCCGAGGTGCTGGGCCATTGCGGCGAATGCCATACCCCGCGCAACAGCCTGACCGGGGCGCCCGACCCGTCGCGCTGGCTGGGCGGCGGCCCCGATGCAAGCGGCAAGGGCCGCGTCCCGAACATCACCCCCGGCGGGCTGGACTGGTCGGAAGCCGAGATCGTGGAATATCTGACCACCGGCTTCACCCCCGATTTCGACAGCGCCGGCGGGCATATGGCGCTGGTGGTGGCGAATTATGCGCAACTGCCCGAAAGCGACCGGGCCGCGGTGGCCGCCTATCTGAAGAAGGTGGCGCCGGTTCAGTAG
- a CDS encoding GNAT family N-acetyltransferase — MIAPRLETARLILRAHRVQDYPDMAAMWGDANVTRFILGAPATPETTWSRLLRYAGHWQLLGHGYWALECRATGAFLGEAGLADYHRSFDPPETIGPEAGWVLATAAHGRGLATEAMAAVMAWADAHLAAPACTAIFDPDHKVSQGVARKVGFAGGRLTRYNGHPTLMMTRPKG, encoded by the coding sequence ATGATCGCGCCCCGGCTGGAAACCGCCCGCCTGATCCTGCGTGCCCACCGCGTGCAGGATTACCCCGACATGGCCGCGATGTGGGGCGATGCGAACGTGACCCGCTTCATCCTGGGCGCGCCGGCCACGCCGGAAACCACCTGGTCGCGCCTCTTGCGCTATGCCGGGCACTGGCAGCTGCTGGGCCATGGCTACTGGGCGCTGGAATGCCGCGCAACCGGAGCGTTCCTGGGCGAGGCAGGGCTGGCCGACTATCACCGCAGCTTCGACCCGCCCGAAACCATCGGCCCCGAGGCCGGCTGGGTGCTGGCCACCGCCGCACATGGCCGTGGCCTGGCGACCGAGGCGATGGCGGCCGTGATGGCCTGGGCCGATGCCCATCTGGCCGCCCCGGCCTGCACCGCGATCTTCGATCCCGACCACAAGGTCTCGCAAGGGGTGGCGCGCAAGGTGGGCTTCGCCGGCGGGCGGCTGACGCGCTATAACGGCCACCCGACGCTGATGATGACCCGCCCGAAGGGCTAG
- a CDS encoding CinA family protein produces MTVDVPGLLDLARRASALIATAESCTGGMVAAALTDVPGSSDVVDRGFVTYSNAAKQDMLGVQAATLASFGAVSEQVAAEMAAGALARSRATLAVSITGIAGPGGSDFKPEGRVCFGLATPAGLRTETVEFGALGRANVRAAARDHALALLRAALA; encoded by the coding sequence ATGACCGTCGATGTCCCCGGGCTGCTGGATCTGGCGCGGCGCGCTTCGGCCCTGATCGCCACCGCCGAAAGCTGCACCGGCGGCATGGTGGCGGCCGCGCTGACCGATGTGCCGGGGTCGTCCGACGTGGTGGATCGCGGCTTCGTCACCTATTCCAACGCGGCCAAGCAGGACATGCTGGGGGTGCAGGCTGCCACGCTGGCCAGCTTTGGCGCGGTGTCGGAACAGGTGGCGGCCGAAATGGCGGCCGGCGCGCTGGCCCGCTCGCGCGCCACGCTGGCGGTGTCGATCACCGGCATCGCCGGCCCCGGCGGGTCGGATTTCAAGCCCGAAGGGCGGGTGTGCTTCGGCCTTGCAACCCCGGCCGGCCTGCGCACCGAAACGGTGGAGTTCGGCGCGCTTGGCCGCGCCAATGTGCGCGCCGCCGCGCGCGACCATGCGCTGGCCCTGCTGAGGGCCGCGCTGGCATGA
- a CDS encoding phosphatidylglycerophosphatase A has protein sequence MMRLIATFGFVGHLRPAPGTWGSLAAVVLAVAAYELGLWWLVPVGCVLATVAGFIAVPQVIATSANKDPSEIVIDEVAGQWLALCFTVIPLARHGVSILDAWPGYVVPFVLFRLFDIWKPWLVGRADRRGDAAGVMLDDLWAGLFAGVGSVILAGLYHAVLEPML, from the coding sequence ATGATGCGGCTGATCGCAACCTTCGGCTTTGTCGGCCACCTGCGACCGGCACCGGGCACCTGGGGGTCGCTGGCGGCGGTGGTGCTGGCGGTGGCGGCCTATGAACTGGGGCTGTGGTGGCTGGTGCCGGTGGGCTGCGTGCTGGCCACGGTGGCGGGGTTCATCGCCGTTCCGCAGGTGATCGCGACCAGCGCCAACAAGGATCCGTCGGAAATCGTCATCGACGAGGTGGCGGGCCAATGGCTGGCGCTGTGCTTTACCGTGATCCCGCTGGCCCGGCATGGCGTGTCCATTCTGGATGCCTGGCCGGGCTATGTGGTGCCCTTCGTGCTGTTCCGCCTGTTCGATATCTGGAAGCCCTGGCTGGTCGGCCGGGCCGACCGACGCGGCGATGCGGCGGGCGTGATGCTGGATGACCTCTGGGCCGGGCTGTTCGCCGGTGTGGGTTCGGTGATCCTGGCCGGCCTTTATCATGCCGTGCTGGAGCCGATGCTATGA
- a CDS encoding bifunctional 2-C-methyl-D-erythritol 4-phosphate cytidylyltransferase/2-C-methyl-D-erythritol 2,4-cyclodiphosphate synthase, translated as MGVAAIIVAAGRGTRMGGGLPKQWRPLAGRPVLAHAVASLQGAGVARIVLVLHPDDMGRADIPQGVQVVGLTGGDERQHSVRSGLAALAADPPAHVLIHDGARPFPGAAMIGRLLAALDRHPGAAPALAVTDALWRGEGGLVAGVQDRASLYRAQTPQAFHYDAIAAAHAAHPGGAADDVQVARAAGLDVAIVEGDEDNLKLTWPADFDRAERIAKGRDMDIRMGNGFDVHAFTTGDHLWLCGVKLPHGRALLGHSDADVAMHALTDAIYGALAEGDIGVHFPPSDPQWKGAASHIFLRHAMDRVRARGYALANCDVTILCERPRIGPHQGAMRAALAAIMGVEADRISVKATTTEKLGFTGREEGIAAQATALLVRA; from the coding sequence ATGGGCGTGGCAGCGATCATCGTGGCGGCGGGGCGCGGCACCCGGATGGGCGGGGGCCTGCCCAAGCAGTGGCGGCCGCTGGCCGGCCGGCCGGTGCTGGCCCATGCCGTGGCGTCCTTGCAAGGCGCGGGGGTGGCGCGGATCGTGCTGGTGCTGCACCCCGACGACATGGGCCGCGCCGATATTCCGCAAGGCGTGCAGGTGGTTGGCCTGACAGGGGGCGACGAGCGCCAGCACTCGGTGCGCAGCGGGCTGGCGGCGCTGGCGGCGGATCCGCCCGCCCATGTGCTGATCCATGATGGCGCCCGGCCCTTTCCCGGTGCCGCGATGATCGGGCGGTTGCTGGCCGCGCTGGACCGGCACCCGGGCGCGGCCCCCGCGCTGGCCGTCACCGATGCGCTGTGGCGTGGGGAAGGCGGCCTTGTCGCCGGCGTGCAGGACCGTGCGTCGCTTTACCGCGCGCAAACCCCGCAGGCCTTTCACTATGATGCGATTGCCGCCGCCCATGCCGCCCATCCCGGCGGTGCCGCCGATGATGTTCAGGTGGCGCGCGCCGCGGGCCTTGACGTTGCCATCGTCGAGGGCGACGAGGACAATCTGAAACTGACCTGGCCGGCCGATTTCGACCGGGCCGAACGCATTGCGAAAGGGCGGGACATGGATATCCGCATGGGCAACGGCTTTGACGTGCATGCCTTCACCACCGGCGATCACCTCTGGCTGTGCGGGGTGAAACTGCCGCATGGCCGGGCGCTGCTGGGCCATTCCGATGCCGATGTGGCGATGCACGCGCTGACCGACGCCATCTATGGCGCGCTGGCCGAAGGCGACATCGGCGTGCATTTCCCGCCGTCGGACCCGCAGTGGAAGGGCGCGGCAAGCCATATCTTCCTGCGCCACGCCATGGACCGGGTGCGGGCGCGCGGCTATGCGCTGGCCAATTGCGACGTGACGATCCTGTGCGAACGCCCCAGGATCGGCCCGCATCAGGGCGCGATGCGCGCGGCCCTTGCCGCCATCATGGGGGTCGAGGCGGACCGGATTTCCGTCAAGGCCACCACGACCGAAAAGCTTGGCTTCACCGGGCGCGAGGAGGGGATCGCGGCGCAGGCCACCGCCCTTCTGGTGCGCGCATGA
- the dusB gene encoding tRNA dihydrouridine synthase DusB codes for MTIALADLRLDPPVFLAPLAGITDLPFRRVVAGFGAGLVVSEMIASQEVVQGRPLARAKAELGFGEAATSVQLAGRDPYWLAEAARYCEAQGARIIDINMGCPAKKVTSASGNGACGSALMREPDLALRLIQAVVDAVQVPVTLKMRLGWDDDSHNAPEIAARAESAGIRMVVIHGRTRCQFYKGQANWAAIRPVVQAVGIPVIANGDIVDAVTARAALAQSGAAGVMVGRGAQGRPWALAQIAAALHGRPAPQVPQGAALADLVEGHYQAMLAFYGPDLGLRVARKQLGWYLDEAAADPVARARILTLADPQAVVLALRQALTDAPGPLPERRAA; via the coding sequence GTGACGATCGCTTTGGCAGACCTTCGTCTGGACCCGCCGGTGTTTCTTGCGCCCCTCGCGGGAATCACGGACTTGCCGTTTCGCCGCGTGGTTGCGGGATTCGGCGCCGGACTGGTCGTGTCTGAAATGATCGCCAGCCAGGAGGTGGTGCAGGGCCGCCCGCTGGCCCGTGCCAAGGCGGAACTTGGTTTTGGCGAGGCGGCGACATCGGTGCAGCTGGCAGGCCGCGATCCCTATTGGCTGGCCGAGGCGGCGCGCTATTGCGAGGCGCAGGGCGCAAGGATCATCGACATCAACATGGGTTGCCCGGCGAAAAAGGTCACCTCGGCCAGCGGGAACGGCGCCTGCGGATCGGCGCTGATGCGCGAACCCGACCTGGCGCTGCGGCTGATTCAGGCTGTGGTAGATGCGGTGCAGGTGCCGGTCACGCTGAAGATGCGGCTGGGCTGGGATGATGACAGCCACAATGCCCCCGAAATCGCGGCACGGGCGGAATCGGCCGGCATCCGCATGGTGGTGATCCACGGCCGCACGCGCTGTCAGTTCTACAAGGGGCAGGCGAACTGGGCGGCCATCCGGCCCGTGGTGCAGGCGGTGGGCATTCCGGTGATTGCGAACGGCGACATCGTGGATGCGGTCACCGCGCGTGCGGCGCTGGCGCAAAGCGGGGCCGCCGGGGTGATGGTGGGGCGCGGCGCCCAAGGCCGCCCCTGGGCGCTGGCCCAGATTGCCGCCGCGCTGCATGGCCGGCCAGCCCCGCAGGTGCCGCAGGGTGCCGCGCTGGCCGATCTGGTCGAAGGGCATTATCAAGCCATGCTGGCATTCTACGGCCCCGATCTGGGCCTGCGCGTGGCGCGCAAGCAGCTGGGCTGGTATCTGGACGAGGCGGCGGCCGATCCGGTGGCCCGCGCCCGCATCCTGACGCTGGCCGATCCGCAGGCGGTGGTGCTGGCGCTGCGGCAGGCGCTGACCGATGCGCCCGGCCCCCTTCCCGAAAGGCGCGCGGCATGA
- a CDS encoding two-component system sensor histidine kinase NtrB: MNLPSPGIIWASLPVPAVLVAPDNRIDEINPAAELFLNTSARSVRGMPVLDVLAVDAPLDEGFARVRANQAALFINDVDVTSGEKPPVQCTIQVAPIQDAPDTLLLLINPRELADRLGRGTGVKAAAKSAIGMAEMLAHEIKNPLAGISGAAQLLSMGLSAEDRELTDLIVEETRRVVKLLEQVEQFGNTRPPERQAVNLHDILDRARRSALVGFGSHMTFVEDYDPSLPPAWADPDQLQQVFLNLLKNASEAAPEGGTIRLRSFYDHGLRLRRADGSGAALPLNVEIIDDGPGIPPEIAGEVFEPFVSGRTNGTGLGLALVSKIISDHDGWIVLDSVPGRTVFRISLPMVPKERRKG; encoded by the coding sequence ATGAACCTGCCTTCCCCCGGCATCATCTGGGCATCGCTGCCCGTTCCGGCCGTGCTTGTTGCCCCCGACAACCGGATCGACGAGATCAACCCGGCGGCCGAACTGTTCCTCAACACCTCGGCCCGCAGCGTGCGGGGTATGCCGGTGCTGGACGTGCTGGCGGTGGATGCACCGCTGGACGAAGGCTTTGCCCGGGTGCGGGCCAATCAGGCGGCGCTGTTCATCAACGATGTCGATGTGACCAGCGGCGAAAAGCCCCCCGTGCAATGCACCATCCAGGTGGCCCCCATCCAGGATGCCCCCGATACGCTGCTGCTGCTGATCAACCCGCGCGAACTGGCCGACCGGCTGGGCCGCGGCACCGGGGTCAAGGCGGCGGCGAAATCGGCCATCGGCATGGCCGAGATGCTGGCGCATGAAATCAAGAACCCGCTGGCGGGCATTTCGGGCGCCGCGCAACTGCTGTCGATGGGCCTGTCGGCCGAAGACCGCGAGCTGACCGACCTGATCGTCGAGGAAACCCGCCGCGTCGTGAAGCTGCTGGAACAGGTGGAGCAGTTCGGCAACACCCGCCCGCCCGAACGCCAGGCGGTGAACCTGCACGATATCCTGGACCGCGCGCGCCGCTCGGCATTGGTGGGCTTTGGCAGCCACATGACCTTTGTCGAGGATTACGATCCCTCGCTGCCGCCGGCCTGGGCCGACCCCGACCAGTTGCAGCAGGTGTTCCTGAACCTGCTCAAGAACGCCTCCGAGGCCGCGCCCGAAGGGGGCACCATCCGGCTGCGCAGCTTTTACGACCACGGCCTGCGCCTGCGCCGGGCCGATGGCAGCGGGGCGGCGCTGCCGCTGAATGTGGAAATCATCGACGATGGCCCGGGCATTCCCCCGGAAATCGCCGGAGAGGTGTTCGAGCCCTTCGTCTCGGGGCGCACGAACGGAACGGGCCTTGGCCTTGCGCTGGTGTCCAAGATCATATCCGACCATGACGGCTGGATCGTGCTGGATTCGGTGCCCGGACGCACCGTGTTCCGCATCTCGCTGCCCATGGTTCCGAAGGAACGGAGGAAAGGCTGA